One genomic segment of Paenibacillus durus includes these proteins:
- a CDS encoding carbohydrate ABC transporter permease, translated as MNGGLRVPRRIYAVFVLPSLLVYLLLVFFPILTSVYFSMLNWSGIGKSKFIGLQNFVNLFTKDPVFWTSLKNTFLIVGYSLIELPLTFLIAILVNRHVRRSNFLISVYFIPIIMSSVVVGQLWKAIYNPVSQGGMLNKILISTGLESWTKAWIADPSTAIYALIIVGMWQVFGYYVLLYFTAIRGIPDELFEAARIDGAEGLKADLHITLPLVGYVIKISTILMVVGALKAFDIVLVMTGGGPAHKTEVISSYMYNMSFISLKYGYGSALSTVLVLLCLIATVIMNKAFKRFD; from the coding sequence ATGAACGGAGGATTGCGGGTACCCAGAAGAATCTATGCCGTCTTTGTGCTCCCGTCCTTGCTGGTCTATCTGCTGCTGGTCTTCTTTCCCATTCTGACATCGGTCTATTTCTCCATGCTGAACTGGTCAGGAATCGGGAAATCGAAGTTTATCGGTCTGCAAAATTTTGTTAATCTCTTCACGAAAGACCCGGTATTCTGGACCTCGCTCAAGAACACGTTTTTGATTGTCGGTTATTCTCTGATTGAGCTGCCGTTAACTTTTCTTATCGCCATTCTGGTCAACCGCCACGTCCGGCGGTCCAATTTTCTCATCTCCGTCTACTTTATCCCGATCATCATGTCGAGCGTTGTGGTGGGCCAATTGTGGAAGGCGATATACAACCCGGTATCGCAGGGGGGAATGCTGAACAAAATCCTCATTTCCACCGGGCTGGAGAGCTGGACAAAAGCTTGGATTGCCGATCCTTCAACCGCCATTTACGCGCTGATTATTGTCGGGATGTGGCAGGTGTTCGGCTATTATGTCCTGCTGTATTTTACCGCTATCCGCGGCATTCCGGACGAGTTGTTCGAAGCGGCCCGCATAGACGGAGCCGAAGGCTTGAAAGCGGACCTGCATATTACCCTTCCTTTGGTTGGTTATGTCATTAAAATTTCAACGATCCTGATGGTGGTGGGCGCGCTGAAAGCCTTTGACATCGTGCTCGTCATGACGGGCGGCGGTCCCGCGCATAAAACGGAGGTCATCTCCTCCTATATGTACAACATGTCCTTCATTTCGCTGAAATACGGTTACGGAAGCGCGTTGTCGACGGTGCTGGTGCTGCTGTGCCTGATCGCGACCGTCATTATGAATAAAGCGTTCAAGCGTTTTGATTGA
- a CDS encoding carbohydrate ABC transporter permease — protein MEQSIVKARRAGSRRISLKKVLIRGPLLILVVTQVYPLFWLLLYSLKTTDEIMKGSFIALPDSFRWENYAKAFVEGHYLQYLWNSIVVTCITVAVTLFLSTMVSYAVARFKSRMAKPVMLLFMIGIMIPIQSTLLPLMIIFRKIGILDTHLSLILPYVAFSIPIAVMIMSGFMRDIPYELEESAFMDGASILRMFFSIALPICMPPVMTVCILTFISNWNEYIMAATFLSSVDLRTLPFGTNSFMSQNSTDYGALGAYLVMSVLPVILVYFFLSEKITSGMMAGAVKG, from the coding sequence ATGGAACAGTCGATAGTGAAAGCGCGAAGAGCCGGGAGCAGACGCATCAGCTTGAAGAAGGTTCTCATACGCGGCCCTTTATTGATTCTTGTAGTGACTCAGGTATATCCCCTGTTCTGGCTGCTGCTGTATTCCCTTAAGACGACCGACGAGATCATGAAGGGAAGCTTTATTGCGCTGCCGGATTCCTTCCGGTGGGAGAATTATGCGAAAGCATTCGTGGAGGGGCATTACCTGCAATATTTATGGAACAGCATTGTGGTTACATGCATCACCGTGGCAGTCACCCTATTTTTAAGCACGATGGTGTCGTATGCGGTAGCCCGGTTCAAGTCCCGAATGGCCAAGCCGGTTATGCTGCTGTTCATGATTGGCATCATGATCCCGATTCAGTCTACATTGCTGCCGCTGATGATTATTTTCAGAAAAATCGGAATATTGGACACGCATCTATCCCTGATTCTGCCTTACGTCGCCTTTTCCATACCGATTGCCGTCATGATCATGTCCGGTTTTATGCGAGACATTCCCTATGAACTGGAAGAGTCCGCTTTTATGGATGGGGCCTCGATTCTGCGCATGTTCTTCAGCATTGCCCTGCCGATCTGCATGCCGCCGGTCATGACCGTCTGCATTCTTACCTTTATCAGTAACTGGAATGAGTATATTATGGCGGCTACCTTTCTCTCATCGGTCGATTTAAGGACGCTGCCGTTTGGAACTAACAGCTTTATGAGCCAGAACAGTACGGATTACGGAGCTTTGGGCGCGTATCTGGTAATGTCTGTTCTGCCGGTGATCCTTGTCTATTTCTTTCTGTCGGAAAAAATCACCAGCGGCATGATGGCGGGAGCCGTTAAAGGCTGA